The genomic interval TTAGGGTATGTCGCTGGAGAATGGGACCAAGATTATGGGGTTGAGTTTAAAACTCCTGATGACTTCCAATCCCCTGGAAGAGTCTACCCACTACGACATCAGTTAATTCACTGGGAAGTCCTTGGACCAGCGGGAAGAACTAAGAGCCATGGTCTGGATCAGGGATTTTTTATCTGTCTTTCAGAGACTCCTAAGGTTTCATAAAAGTAACACAGGCCCACCTAGGGCGCTGGGGTGCAGGTGGATAAGACTCAGAGTCCAGCCCCATCCAGCTTTAACTACAGTAGCTTTCATTTTAATTGCTTTCTTTGTTGTGGTTGCCCCTAAGAGTTCATCTGGCACAAATAAAGGGAAATGGCTAAACAAGTGTTTGGCAACCACTGGTAGGTAGCTGTGGTGGCATCCTTGGCCTAGAGCTGGGTCTCCCTGGTAGCTGTTCTTATGAGTTCTTCTGAGGAACCTTGATGGTGACCGTCTTCACCTCTGTGTAGGCCTTAAGCCCATcttcccccagctccctcccatTGCCAGATTCCTTAAACCCTCCGAATGGCGTGTGGCAGGTGACAACATTGTAGGTGTTTACCCACACTGTTCCAGCTTGGAGTGCCTGCGTGAAATACATGGCTTTGTCCAGATCCTGGGTGAACACAGCAGCAGCCAAGCCATACCCTCTCAATCGGCCCTCTCAATCACCTCCTCGATCTTCTTGAACTTAAAGAGTGGCTGCACGGGCCCGAAGATGTCCTCCCTAGCGATCCTCATGTCATCTTGCACACCACCAAAGACGGTGGGCTTGATGAAGAAACCTTGTTCTCTGAAATGCTCCCCACCGCAGAGAAGTTTTGCCCCCTCCTTCTGGCCAAGCTGGATATAGCCCAGGATTCGTTCAAACCGTTCCCTGTCCACCTGGGGCCCCTGTTGGGTGTCCAGATCAAATGGGTTCCCGACTCTCCTCTGCTTAGCTTTCTCCACCGTTCTCTCCAGAAACTCATCACAGATGGATTCTTCAATGAAGGTCCGGGAACCCGGACAGCAGCACTGGCCCATGTTGAAGAACAGTGCCTCTTGGCGCTGCTCCACAGCATGGTCCATGTCGGCATCAGCCAACACGATGCTCAGGCTCTTCCCGCCCAGCTCCAGGGTGACTCTCTTGAGGCTGGAATTGCCGGCCACCTTCTGGATCAGGTGGCCCACCTTGGTGGAGCCGGTGAAGGCCACTTTGTCGATATCCATGTGATGGGCGATGGCTGCTCCTGCTGTTGGGCCATAGCCTGTGACGATGTTCACCAGCCCAGGGGGAAGGCCCACCTCCTTGATGAGGGAGGCCAAGTACAGGGCAGAAAGGGGTGTCTGCTCTGCCACCTTCGTGACCACAGTGTTGCCCATGGCAAGTGCCAGGGCGAGCTTCCAGCTCTGCATGACCAAGGGGAAGTTCCATGGGATTATCTGGCAACACACACCAACAGGCTCATGCCGGGTGAAGCAGAAATGCTCACcatccatggggatggtcttgctgtGCCACTTGTCAGCCCAGCCAGCAAAGTACCGGTACACTTTGATGACCTCATCCAGGTCCAAGACATAAGACTCTTGGAAAGGCTTCCCGTTGTCCAGGGTCTCCAGTGAGGCCAAGTAGACACGATCCCTTTCCACTAGGTCAGCCAGGTGGTTCAGCAGCCAGCCTCGCTTCAAGGCATCCATCCAGCGCCATGGAGACCCCAGTCGGAAGGCTGCACGGGCTGCCTTCGCTGCCAGATCCACGTCAGCCCAGTCCCCTTCAGCCACGTGGCCGATGACCTCTCCCATGGCAGGACTGACTGTTGGGAAAGTCTTCTTGCTGACGGCATCATGCCACTCGTTGCTGATGAACAGCTGGTTGTCGGGGATGTCTGGGTTAGGGATGGGGCTGGGAAGGGCTGCTGCTGAGAAGTACTGGGTGGCGGAGTGGTGCAGGGCAAACAGCCGGGGCAAAGGAAGCGCAGCATGCTGAGTACTCTAGAGAGGGACAGGAGCCAGGGTGAACAGGCAGAATGAATAAGGGGCCCCCAAAGGCCCACCAGCTAAGATGTTCTAAGATTCTAGCATAATAGGGTGCCCCCTCTGAAAACATGGATCCAAAGGGCTACAAAAGCCTTGAAGAACACTTTGGTCCAAGTCTGTTGTGTCCCATCTAGCCTCTGGCTCACTCCTTCACATCTTCTGGGTCTTGGCTCAAATGTTACCCTCTTAGTAAGGCCTTCCCcgtgctctgctgtgcttagtcactcagctgtgtctgacttcttgtgacccatggactgtagtctgccaggctcctctgtccatggggattctccaggcaagaatactagagtgtattgccatgccctcctccaggggatcttcccaacccaggaatcgaacccaggtctcccccattgcaggcagattctttaccgtctgagccattagggaagcccaagaatactggagtgggtagactatcccttctccaggggatcttcccgacccaggaatcaaaccaggatttcttgcatcgcaggcagattctttaccagctaagctataTAGGGAAGCCCAAGGCCTTCCCTAACCACCCTTTATAAAATTGTCGCCTTCCTCAACCCCAGGACTGTCTCTCCCCCATACTGTGCTCTATTTTCACCCATCTGACATACCAAACAGTATATGTATGTGCTTACATGTTTATTGTCTGCCTCTCCCCAGTAAAATGTCAGCTCgatgagggcagggattttttttttcctgtttcattcaTTGCTATGTTGTTGATGCCTCGAATTATGCTGGCTACAGAGCAGCTGCTCAGTAGGTAGTCATTAAATGATAGACCAAGGAAACATCAAAATATCCACTGAGGCTGTTTAATTTacctagtgaagtgaaagtgaagtcgctcaggtgtgtccaactctttgggaccccatggacagtggagcctaccaggctccgccgtccatgggattttccaggcaagaatactggagtgggctgccatttccttctccaggggatcttcctaacccagggattgaacccgggtctcctgcattgcagacagacgctttaccatctgagccaccagggaagccccttaattgACCTAAGGGTAGAGTAAAAACCAGACAGACTCAGAGCCAGAGCCGTTCTCTGAGAGAGGGCTTGCTTCACTTTActtctgtgcctgtttcctcacaATGTGAAATGCCTCATGGGGCTACACTGAACAGCGTTGTGCGTATAAAAAGCCTGGCACAACCACCTAGGTCATCAGAGCTTGGCACCCTCAGAaaccagcccagctcagcccttCAGGCACTGCTTCAGCTTTCCCAGGAGTGCAGTGAGTCCGGCAGCTGGAAAGAAGGCTCTGTTTACTTTGGCCTACAACTCTGAAAACAGTGTAGACTTTATTAAAATGATACCTATaaaatttaagggcttcccaggaggctctagaggtaaagaaccctcctgccaatacaggagacataagagactagggttcgatccctgggtccggaagattcccctggaggagaacatggcaaccaattccagtaatgttgccgggagaatcccatggatagaggagcctggcaggctacagtccatagggtcgcaaagaactggacacaacagaagcaacctaacacacatacacacacacacaacatttaaGTCTATAAAATTTATTCAATGAAATTTAAATAGTATATAAATTTCCTAGATTCGCTGAAGCAGTTACTCTCCAGCTGGGACATCAATCCCTCCACTTTTGCTGGCTCACTTAAGCCTCACTTCACCAGCTCCCAAAATGAATTGCGCTTGCCCTACCCCAGCACCCCCCACTCTCTGCcactggggagggagatgaggaaAGAACTCATCCAGGAAAACAAAGCTCCAAACAGATccctgtgaaagtcgctcagtcgtgtctgactctttacaaccccatggactatacagaccatggattctccaggtcagaatactggactgggtagccgttcccttctccaggggatcttcccaacccagggattgaacccaggtctcccgcattgctggcggattctttacaagctgagccagaTCCCTGGCCCCACACAAACCAATGCTGCCCAGGAAGCCATCCCTTGGAAAGACACTGAGCCAGCAGACCGTCAGGGGTGGATGCAGGTTCACTCAGGACTCTGCCCCATGCTGGGACAGAAGCATCCTTGGGTCCAGCAGGCCTGTGTCTATAGAGGGAGGAGTCCCAGGGGAGGTCAAGATAAAGGGAATGGGAGGTCACCAAtccttggggtgggggcagaggggctAAACAGGAGGGAGGGGTATTCACAGACTAAGGCTGGCATGTCTGCTTTCCTGTCCAGCCAAGGCTGCTACTACTCTAGAGGCCCATGCGGGGTGTGCACTGGTGCCGCCACCTCCGTACGGAAAGAGGACAGctcacagcacaccaagctttaCAGTTTGCTGGCCCATCTTCTCAACAGTCAACTCTCCAAGTGGCCAACAGCCCTGAAGGGATTTGGGCATTTGATAACCTCCGTTCTGGAAGAACGTTAGGGATCAGAGGTTCTGGGATTCACTGGAGACACAGGGCAAGTAAGAACAGGAGTCTCAGCTTGGATCCCACAGCCCTAGTTTTGTGTTTCCTCCCTACTATGGACAGTTTCTCACAGTTGCCTGTATTAGTGACCCCTGCCAAGGACCGGACCTTTTGGGTCATCCAGGACCAGGTGGCTCCCACTTTACCCCTTATgcggggagggtgtgtgtgtcctGGCCACTCGATAAAGTCAGGGGCTCTCTGCTGGAGTAGGCCGGGTGGACAGACGCGATGAGGTCCAGCTACCCGGAAGGTTTCGAGGGTGTGAGTCTCCAGGCCAGATGAAGCGCCAACCAGGAACCCGGGTGCGGGAGGAGCGGTGGGAAACGTGAAGAGGTTCCTACAGTGCACGCTGGGGGCAGAAAGGCCGGCCCCCTACATGGGGAAGCCGAGACCCGAAGAGGAAGATTCCACTCTGCAGGGATGGGAGCTGCGGCCTTCCCCgggggcctgggggcggggagggtgccAGTTACCTGTGGCAGACTGGGGCTCGCGCTCGCGTGCCTGTTCGGACTCTCCCAGGTCTAGCCAGGCCTCCTCCGGGGTGCTCGTCGCAAGCCCCGCCTCCGCGCGGTCCTCAGCCAATGAGGCTCCGCCTACGCCTGGGGAGCCGCCGACCTCGCTCCTCGCGGCCAATGCTCCTCCCTTCGGGCGCCAGCGGGCGGGGCCTTCTGGGACCGGGAGCGGGAGGTCGGGTAGCGCTGTACCTTCCGCGAGTCCCAGCGTCACCCCTCCACGCCTACCCCTAGCTCCGGTTGTATCCCACACCACGCAAGCTGTCTCCTCTCGAGTCAAGACGCTGAGTGGGCCGGACTTCTCAGGTCACAGGAAAGTGGGAGACTGGACTCCgattgtatttttcctttctccctcgcACACGATGCGCCTTGTTAGGTTGCCATCATTTGAACCGCTCCTTAACCTCTTCTGTCTCTCCCAGCTCTCTAATTTTTCCCCTTGACTTCGTTTGTCTTCCactctcatttctctttctcccagttgattttatatttgaatttttaaaagcttaattttTCTTACGGACATAAAGAAGATATGCACAACGTAGAAAGCTTGGAAAACGCAGAAAGGTACACAAGAAGAAAACATACTACCTTCAATCCTTCACTCAAAATTTGCCACTCACCTTGCTGATATTTTTCCCCctgcatttttcaaaaattcttttaaaaacagtgcCCAATATGAATTATATGATGACCTCTATTTagctacctttttaaaaaatttgttttaaaaaatgaacttttccTCATGTCACTaattaaggcaagaatactggagtgggttgccattccttctccaggggatcttcctgacccagggatcaaacctgcatcttctgtgtctcctgcattgcagacattctttaccactaagccaccaagggaaaattaattaaaaacaacatcATCCTCTCCAGTGTAGTGTAGATTTCCACAGCAGGGTGgattgttgatggacatttaaatttTGTCTCCATCTTGTTGTTGCTGTAAAGGATGCCATgcatattaagtcacttcagttgttttcaactctttgcgaccccatggactgtagaccaccaggctctttggacatgggattctccaggcaaagatactgtagtggattgccatgccctcctccaggggattttctggactgggggatcaaacctgcatttcctgtggctcctgcattgcaggtgaattctttacctctgagtcactggggaagccccataaagGATGCTAAATCCTGAACTTGTGCCTGTCAATCACTTCATCTCCACTACACCCTCTTGCTTGTTGGAGAGGTTGGAAAGCTAGGAGGTTGTTTAGTAACAAGGCTGGTAGGCCATATCCATCTCATTCTGGCAGTCAGTCCTGAAGGTCAAGTACTCCCTgattctccctccctccagccagtTCAGCAATTTTTGCCAGCACCCAATACCTGTATTAAATCTCAATCTCTCCACATATTGAGAGTCTTCACATTTCCTGTTTGAACCTAATTCACATAAGTCTTCCCTTAAGCTACATCTCTGTGAAATCTCTTTTTACCATGTCATCCTTAGGATGTTCACAGTCCTTGCTGCAAAATTTGGTTCTTCACTAAAAGCATTATATCTTGTGTCTTGCCACATCTGTGTTCATGTTTTTCCAACAACCATGTGGCCCCTTGCAAAAACCCTTCTGCCTCCCCTTATAGGTTTGGCCAGCCTAGCACCCCTTGGGTACTTGACATGGCACTCACTCCATGGTGGATTGACTCAAGGATTATTTGGTCAATTATTAACAGGCTTCATTGATAGAGGCAGTGAGTCCATGACAAAGCAAGTATCAGTCTTCATGTGGTCAGACTGCTTGGAAAGCTGTGGTGTAGCAAAGAAGAAGTGGCCCCCTGGGGAGAGGTTGAAGGCTGTGTCCTGTGAGAAGCAGCTGAAGGAACTGGGAGTGTCCACCCCTTAAAGCTCAAGGAACAGGACTGCACCCTCCAAATCTCCAAAGGGCAAAAGCAGACATAGTCTGAGGGGTCCTAGAAGATGGAGCCAGACCTGTGAGGGTAAGTTACCTGGGGCAGAGGAAGAACCTCATGACAAAGCAGAGCTGGCCAAGGTTGGGTGGGAGGGGCTGCCTTGAAAGGTAGTGAGCCCCTCatcactggagaagaaaaaaacagtaataaaaccGCTTGGCAAAATTCTGTAGAGGAGAATACCAAATAAGGACTGAACTAGACAGGTGGTTCCCAAACTTAGTTGTGCATCAGAATTGCCTGGGgaccataataaaaaaataacaacagaaagcTTTATAATCTCCCTGGGTTTACCTTTAAGAGATTCTGAATTATTCGATGTTGGCTGCAACCCAGGAATTTTTTAAGTTTCCCATATGCTTCTGATGCACAACTATATTTAGGAAGCATCAGCCTAAGTGGTCTTTGGGATTCTATGACTCCATCATGGATGGTTTTCATAAAGAGACTTATTGAGGGAACGTTTTATCTGCATCTAGATTCCATTCAGCAGGTCCACCCCTGACATTTCATAAGCTGTGGCTTGCATCGGAAGTCACCAGAGTAGTCAGTCCTGCTGAAAGGCATTTGTAAAaacatgcaaaaattaaaaaaacaaaaaaatttccaCAATGCTTGACATTTATGATATGGAGAGAAGGATGAATGTGCAATAACTCAGGGTAAAATGCACAGAGAACTTTTGCAGAAGGAATATTTTAGATTCAgctttttaattaacaaaaaaatcCAGGCCTCTTAGATGAATATTGAGCCTGGAGCTCCTGTAAGTGTTTGGACTAAAAGAATTGAAGGGAGATGGTGAGATAACACAAACCACAGTCAGGTCATTGTCAGCAAGGAATGTCATCCAGGGATGTGTttacactgatgctgggagggattgggggcaggaggagaaggggacgacagaggatgagatggctggatggcatcactgactcgatggtcgtgagtctgagtgaactccaggagttggtgatggacagggaggcctggcgtgctgcgattcatggggttgcaaagagtcggacacaactgagcgactgaactgaactgaactgaatgggggaAGAGAAGCTGTTTCTTTCCTTGAAGGTTTTGAAGCCTTGGATCCCTAGGAAGTTACTGGAGAAGATTCCAGGCTTAGAGATAATGAACAGATTTCAAACAAAAAGACATGTAAGCTGCCCTGAACATTGATTCTACACTGAACAtagcaggttcctctgttctcAGCATTTGAACTGAAGATGGAAGACCCATTCAAGACCCCGAGAGAGTTGCAGGGaatggaagtttaaaaataaaggtgcGTGTAAAAGCAAACCAAAATATACCCCACTTTTTCTCCTAAGTGATCCTCAATATAAATTTATACTCTGTGTACATGAACTAAATCTGAATGTTGCCAAACCAAGCCAGTCCTAAGTCTTTACCACAAACTCAGTTTCCCTCTCACCTGCCTGGCTTCCTTGCTCACTCCCTCCCACACAAGCATGCAACCAACATTGGGATGGAAGACATGGCAGCACTGGGCATCTGCAGCTAAGAATCCTGAGGTAGGgaggatagtcaaagctatggtttttctgctgctgctgctgctgctgctgctaagtcgcttcagtcgtgtccgactctgtgcaaccccatagacggcagcccaccaggctcctccgtccatgggattctgcaggcaagaacactggagtgggttgccatttccttctccagtgcatgaaagtgattTTGCACAGTGATACTCATTTCAGACTTTTGAGTCCCCAGAACAGTAAGATAAAGTTTGTGTTGCTTTTAAGACACTAAATTTGTAATAATTTGTTACAGCTAACAAATGGAAAACTAATACATTGATTTACTCATTGATAGTCCTTGTTAGCATTTGGGTTTATGGACGCTGGCCTAGCTGGAGCAGGTCAGGTGGCCGACAGTATTCTGTTGTGTAGACACACCATAATTATGGTGGACAGCATTTCTTTTGCCTGCTCAgcattcctttcttttaaaaacagcaccccctctcctgcctctcctgtgaagaactaaagagactcttgatgaaaggagagtgaaaaagttggcttaaagctcaacgttcagaaaacgaagatcatggcatccagtccaatcacttcatggcaaatagatggggaaacaatggaaacagtgagagactattttcttgggccataaaattaaaagatgcttgcttcttggaagaaaagttatgaccaacctagacagtatattaaaaagcagagacattactttgccaacaaaggttcgtctagtcaaggctacggtttttccagtagtcatgtatggatgtgagagttgaactatgaagaaagctgagtgctgaagaattgatgcttttgaattgtgttggagaagactcttgagagtcccttggactgcaaggagatccaaccggtccatcctaaaggaaatcaattctgaatattcattggaaggactgatgttgaggctgaagcttcaatactttggccacctgatgtgaagtactgatgctgggaacggttgaaggcgggaggagaagggttcaacagaggatgaggtgattgggtgcatcaccgactcaacggacatgagtatgagtaaactccgggagttggtgatggacaggaaggcctggcgtgctgcagtccatggggtcacaaagagtcacatgtgactgagtgactgaagtgaactgaactgaactgagctctccTGCCTTCACCAACAATATTTTTGAGTCAGAACTACCCATCGTAGCATTCTGCAAATAAGAGAGATCTTGTTACACCTTGTTAACTATAAATGCCTTCTTTTCTGTGTGTCTAACAAGCCACCCAGTGATGCCAATGCTGCTAGTGCCAAGCCCATGCTCTGTGTAGCGAGAGTGGAGAATGAGGTCTGAAAGATTAGTAGAGCCCCACTGAATGAAGAGGCAAGTTCAAGTTGCATGTAATAGGGATAGGCATGTGCTCACTCCTGGAGGTGAGAGGGGTCAGAGTGTATTCAAAGAACTGGAAGAAGACAAGTGGGACAGAAGCAAGAAGCGCAAAGGGATGGATGGTTCTGGAAGAGGCTGGAGGCATGGACAGGGACCAGACCACA from Bos mutus isolate GX-2022 chromosome 8, NWIPB_WYAK_1.1, whole genome shotgun sequence carries:
- the ALDH1B1 gene encoding LOW QUALITY PROTEIN: aldehyde dehydrogenase X, mitochondrial (The sequence of the model RefSeq protein was modified relative to this genomic sequence to represent the inferred CDS: inserted 2 bases in 2 codons); protein product: MLRFLXPRLFALHHSATQYFSAAALPSPIPNPDIPDNQLFISNEWHDAVSKKTFPTVSPAMGEVIGHVAEGDWADVDLAAKAARAAFRLGSPWRWMDALKRGWLLNHLADLVERDRVYLASLETLDNGKPFQESYVLDLDEVIKVYRYFAGWADKWHSKTIPMDGEHFCFTRHEPVGVCCQIIPWNFPLVMQSWKLALALAMGNTVVTKVAEQTPLSALYLASLIKEVGLPPGLVNIVTGYGPTAGAAIAHHMDIDKVAFTGSTKVGHLIQKVAGNSSLKRVTLELGGKSLSIVLADADMDHAVEQRQEALFFNMGQCCCPGSRTFIEESICDEFLERTVEKAKQRRVGNPFDLDTQQGPQVDRERFERILGYIQLGQKEGAKLLCGGEHFREQGFFIKPTVFGGVQDDMRIAREDIFGPVQPLFKFKKIEEVIERADXRGYGLAAAVFTQDLDKAMYFTQALQAGTVWVNTYNVVTCHTPFGGFKESGNGRELGEDGLKAYTEVKTVTIKVPQKNS